Proteins from a genomic interval of Rhodothermus marinus:
- a CDS encoding bifunctional sulfate adenylyltransferase/adenylylsulfate kinase has protein sequence MPTTTLIEPHGGTLCELIVSEAEREALKEKALTLPSITLTPRQLCDIELLLNGGFSPLRGFLNRADYDRVVEEMRLQNGILWPMPITLDVSEEVARTLNPGDEVALRDPTGLLLAVMHVEDVWKPDKEREARLVFGTTSTEHPAVAYLMHEAGDYYVGGTLKGVQLPVHYDFKELRHTPAQLRAEFERRGWERIVAFQTRNPMHRAHKELTDRAAEEVGGHLLIHPVVGMTKPGDIDYYTRVRCYRKLLKYYPDGRAMLSLLPLAMRMGGPREAVWHVIIRKNYGCTHLIIGRDHAGPGKDSSGKPFYGPYDAQELVQKYQDELGIGVVPFKLMVYVPDQDTYKPIDEVKEGERTLSISGTELRRRLAEGEEIPEWFSYPEVVAELRRTHPPRHQQGFTVFFTGLSGSGKSTIANALMTRLLELTGRPVTLLDGDVVRTHLSKGLGFSKEDRSINVRRIGYVASEITKHRGIAICAPIAPYEADRQYNRQLISSFGGYIEVFVDTPLEVCEQRDVKGLYAKARAGLIKGFTGIDDPYEPPSNPEIVCRTTEETVEQCVEKILDYLYQEGYLRKEENDA, from the coding sequence ATGCCTACCACCACGCTCATCGAACCACATGGAGGAACACTCTGCGAACTGATCGTCTCGGAAGCCGAACGGGAAGCACTCAAAGAAAAGGCGCTGACGCTGCCTTCCATTACGCTCACGCCCCGGCAGCTCTGCGACATCGAACTGCTGCTTAACGGAGGCTTCTCCCCGCTGCGGGGCTTCCTGAACCGGGCCGACTACGATCGGGTCGTCGAGGAGATGCGCCTGCAGAACGGCATCCTCTGGCCCATGCCGATCACGCTGGACGTCTCGGAAGAAGTGGCCCGTACGCTGAACCCCGGCGACGAGGTGGCGCTGCGCGACCCGACCGGGCTGCTGCTGGCCGTCATGCACGTCGAGGATGTGTGGAAGCCCGACAAGGAGCGGGAAGCCCGACTGGTCTTCGGCACGACGAGCACCGAGCATCCGGCCGTAGCCTACCTGATGCACGAAGCCGGCGACTACTACGTGGGCGGCACGCTCAAGGGCGTGCAGCTTCCGGTGCACTACGACTTCAAGGAGCTGCGCCACACGCCGGCACAGCTCCGGGCCGAGTTCGAGCGGCGGGGATGGGAGCGCATTGTGGCCTTCCAGACACGGAATCCCATGCACCGGGCCCACAAGGAACTGACCGACCGCGCCGCCGAAGAGGTGGGCGGCCACCTGCTCATCCATCCGGTGGTGGGCATGACGAAGCCCGGTGACATCGACTATTACACGCGCGTGCGCTGCTACCGCAAGCTGCTCAAGTACTACCCTGATGGGCGGGCCATGCTGAGCCTGCTGCCGCTGGCCATGCGCATGGGCGGGCCCCGCGAGGCCGTCTGGCACGTGATCATCCGCAAGAACTACGGCTGCACGCACCTGATCATCGGACGCGACCACGCCGGTCCGGGCAAGGATTCCAGCGGCAAGCCGTTCTATGGCCCCTACGACGCTCAGGAACTGGTGCAGAAATACCAGGACGAGCTGGGCATCGGGGTGGTGCCCTTCAAGCTGATGGTGTACGTGCCGGATCAGGACACCTACAAGCCGATCGACGAAGTCAAGGAAGGGGAGCGGACGCTGAGCATCTCGGGCACCGAACTGCGGCGGCGGCTGGCCGAGGGCGAGGAGATCCCCGAATGGTTCTCTTACCCCGAGGTCGTGGCCGAACTGCGCCGCACGCATCCGCCCCGTCACCAGCAGGGCTTCACGGTCTTCTTCACGGGGCTTTCGGGCTCGGGCAAGTCGACGATCGCCAACGCGCTCATGACGCGCCTGCTGGAGCTGACCGGGCGGCCCGTGACGCTGCTCGACGGCGACGTGGTGCGCACGCACCTGAGCAAAGGCCTGGGCTTCTCGAAAGAAGACCGCTCGATCAACGTGCGCCGCATCGGCTACGTGGCCAGCGAGATCACCAAACACCGCGGCATTGCGATCTGTGCGCCGATCGCGCCCTACGAAGCCGACCGCCAGTACAACCGCCAGCTCATCAGCAGCTTCGGCGGCTACATCGAGGTCTTCGTCGATACGCCGCTGGAGGTGTGCGAGCAGCGCGATGTGAAGGGACTCTACGCGAAGGCGCGCGCCGGCCTCATCAAGGGCTTTACGGGCATCGACGATCCCTACGAGCCCCCGTCGAATCCGGAGATCGTCTGCCGCACCACCGAGGAGACGGTCGAGCAGTGCGTCGAGAAAATCCTCGACTATCTCTACCAGGAAGGCTATCTGAGAAAAGAAGAAAACGACGCCTGA
- a CDS encoding SLC13 family permease, giving the protein MEALGWQAWITLAAIAAMVVALVREVARPDLIFLGTLGLLLLTGVLTPQEAFAGFSNPAVLTIAALFVVAAGLQRTEALAFVDRILFPRRPSTGRAVLRLMAPVSALSAFLNNTPIVAMLMPRVQQWAERHDMAPSKLLIPLSYAAIVGGMITLIGTSTNLVISGLMIQAGLPGLRMFDLTWVGLPVAVAVILFFALIGHRLLPDRRRDRGGFEEGLKECLFELRVTPGGHLEGKTVEEAGLRALGEAYLVHIRRSGRVIPAAPEQVLQGGDILTFVGSARMIERLLERDGLERALPSVEENATQTLPLFEAVVAPTSNLVGKTLREVQFREQYGGVVLGIQRQGQRIVGSLGRIPIEAGDLLLIEARNGFDRRWNARRDEFYLVAPRSPERPRPRPRHAPIALAIFAGMVLLAGLGWVPLVTAAFAAALGMVVTRCLSGNEARQALDLQVLVVIAAALGIGQAVDRSGLAAALGHALVTLTGDLGPVAALAVLYLVTMVLTELFTNNAAAALMLPVALAVAGELGLEPRAFAITIAVAASASFLTPIGYQTNLMVMSAGGYRFSDYLKAGAPVAALVFVVGLTMISLIWL; this is encoded by the coding sequence ATGGAGGCGCTGGGATGGCAGGCCTGGATCACGCTGGCAGCCATCGCCGCGATGGTCGTGGCGCTGGTGCGGGAAGTGGCGCGCCCGGACCTGATCTTTCTGGGGACGCTGGGGCTGCTGCTGCTCACCGGGGTGCTCACGCCGCAGGAAGCGTTCGCGGGCTTTTCGAACCCGGCCGTACTGACCATTGCGGCGCTGTTTGTGGTGGCGGCCGGTCTGCAGCGCACCGAAGCGCTGGCTTTCGTGGATCGCATCCTGTTTCCCCGCAGGCCGTCCACGGGTCGTGCCGTTCTACGCCTGATGGCGCCCGTTTCGGCCCTTTCGGCCTTTCTGAACAACACGCCCATCGTGGCGATGCTCATGCCGCGCGTGCAGCAGTGGGCCGAGCGGCACGATATGGCGCCGTCTAAACTGCTCATTCCACTTTCGTATGCGGCCATTGTGGGCGGCATGATCACGCTGATCGGGACCTCTACGAACCTGGTCATCTCCGGGCTGATGATCCAGGCCGGGCTGCCGGGCCTGCGCATGTTCGACCTGACCTGGGTGGGGTTGCCCGTGGCCGTAGCCGTGATCCTGTTCTTTGCGCTGATCGGACACCGGCTGCTTCCGGACCGACGGCGCGATCGGGGTGGCTTCGAGGAAGGGCTGAAGGAATGCCTGTTCGAACTGCGGGTCACGCCGGGCGGCCACCTGGAGGGCAAGACGGTGGAGGAAGCCGGTCTGCGTGCGCTGGGCGAGGCCTACCTGGTGCACATCCGGCGTAGCGGGCGTGTGATCCCGGCCGCGCCGGAACAGGTGCTGCAGGGTGGCGACATCCTGACGTTCGTGGGCTCGGCCCGGATGATCGAGCGGCTGCTGGAACGCGACGGGCTGGAGCGGGCGCTGCCGTCGGTGGAGGAAAACGCCACGCAGACGCTCCCGCTTTTCGAGGCCGTCGTGGCGCCTACGTCGAACCTGGTGGGCAAAACGCTTCGCGAGGTGCAGTTCCGGGAGCAATACGGAGGCGTCGTGCTGGGCATCCAGCGGCAGGGTCAGCGCATCGTAGGATCGCTGGGACGCATCCCGATCGAGGCGGGCGACCTGCTGCTGATCGAAGCCCGCAACGGATTCGACCGGCGCTGGAACGCCCGGCGCGACGAGTTCTATCTGGTGGCGCCCCGGAGCCCCGAGCGTCCCCGGCCGCGTCCGCGCCACGCGCCCATCGCGCTGGCCATCTTTGCCGGCATGGTGCTGCTGGCCGGTCTGGGCTGGGTCCCGCTGGTGACGGCAGCCTTTGCCGCGGCGCTCGGCATGGTGGTAACGCGTTGCCTTTCGGGCAACGAAGCCCGGCAGGCGCTCGATCTGCAGGTGCTCGTGGTGATCGCGGCGGCACTGGGTATCGGTCAGGCCGTCGACCGCTCCGGACTGGCCGCCGCGCTCGGCCACGCTCTGGTGACGCTGACGGGCGACCTGGGCCCTGTGGCCGCGCTGGCCGTGCTGTACCTGGTCACCATGGTGCTGACCGAACTGTTCACGAACAACGCGGCCGCCGCGCTCATGCTGCCCGTGGCGCTGGCCGTGGCCGGCGAACTCGGCCTGGAACCCCGGGCTTTTGCCATCACGATCGCCGTGGCCGCCTCGGCCAGCTTCCTGACGCCCATCGGCTATCAGACCAACCTGATGGTCATGTCGGCCGGCGGCTACCGCTTCAGCGATTACCTGAAGGCCGGGGCTCCGGTGGCCGCGCTGGTTTTCGTCGTTGGGCTGACCATGATTTCGTTGATCTGGCTGTAA
- a CDS encoding thioredoxin family protein, with translation MRRLIVCCGLMLAALLPLGVQAQSSLFDPAIMAPIGWKRVEEAMAAAEKSGKKVLIDISAPWCPWCRRMQKEVYSDSAVVAYLKAHFEYARLNGEDTARKLTFRGYDLSEAELAQALGLTGYPTTVFLEPDGTYITRVPGFVPTETFLQILRFIGSEAYRTQSFEEFAGKQR, from the coding sequence ATGCGACGCCTGATCGTCTGCTGCGGGCTGATGCTGGCCGCCCTGCTTCCGCTCGGCGTGCAGGCTCAGTCTTCGCTCTTCGACCCCGCCATCATGGCCCCCATCGGCTGGAAGCGCGTCGAGGAGGCCATGGCCGCCGCCGAAAAAAGCGGCAAGAAGGTGCTCATCGACATCTCGGCACCCTGGTGCCCCTGGTGCCGCCGTATGCAGAAGGAAGTCTATTCCGACTCGGCCGTGGTGGCCTACCTGAAGGCGCACTTCGAGTATGCCCGGCTCAACGGAGAAGACACCGCCCGGAAGCTCACGTTCCGCGGCTACGACCTGAGCGAGGCCGAGCTGGCCCAGGCGCTGGGCCTCACGGGCTATCCGACCACCGTCTTTCTCGAACCCGACGGCACCTACATCACGCGCGTGCCCGGCTTCGTGCCCACCGAGACGTTCCTGCAGATCCTGCGCTTCATCGGCTCCGAAGCCTACCGCACCCAGAGCTTCGAGGAGTTCGCCGGAAAGCAGCGTTAA